Proteins from a genomic interval of Candidatus Eisenbacteria bacterium:
- a CDS encoding type III pantothenate kinase, producing MPEKKRKPATSSRRPRRIKGSSRILAVDIGTSETKLALMEGLDARQHWRLSSGRTTSDEARLRVESLLASAQTAAGSLAGSVVCSVAPALTLAWVRALERVAGAPPVEVGVSTVKSMPIRYHDRTAVGPDRLANAIAARDLYGTPAIVVDLGTATTFDCVSPQGAFLGGIIAPGVLTSAEELYRRAARIARVELRRPSHAVGRSTEEALQAGVIWGAAGQVDALVRRLALEMKGTPHVIATGGLAHVVAAECETINRVDETLTLKGMASIWEENR from the coding sequence GTGCCTGAGAAGAAGCGCAAGCCAGCCACGAGCTCGCGACGGCCTCGCCGGATCAAGGGATCGAGCCGGATCCTCGCGGTCGACATCGGCACCAGCGAGACCAAGCTGGCGCTGATGGAAGGCCTCGATGCCCGGCAGCACTGGCGGCTCAGCTCGGGGCGGACCACGTCCGACGAGGCGCGCCTGCGCGTCGAGTCGCTGCTGGCCTCGGCGCAGACGGCGGCCGGCTCGCTCGCCGGATCGGTGGTGTGCTCGGTGGCGCCGGCGCTCACGCTGGCGTGGGTCAGAGCACTCGAGCGCGTGGCCGGCGCTCCTCCGGTCGAGGTGGGCGTGTCGACGGTGAAGAGCATGCCGATCCGCTACCACGATCGCACCGCGGTCGGCCCCGACCGGCTCGCCAACGCGATCGCGGCGCGCGATCTCTACGGAACGCCGGCGATCGTCGTCGATCTCGGCACCGCCACCACCTTCGATTGCGTCTCCCCGCAGGGCGCGTTCCTCGGCGGCATCATCGCTCCCGGAGTGCTGACCTCGGCGGAGGAGCTGTACCGCCGGGCGGCGCGCATCGCCCGGGTGGAGCTGCGGCGCCCATCGCACGCCGTGGGCCGGTCGACCGAAGAGGCGCTGCAGGCCGGGGTGATCTGGGGCGCCGCGGGCCAGGTGGACGCGCTCGTCCGTAGGCTCGCGCTCGAGATGAAGGGAACCCCTCATGTGATTGCGACCGGTGGCCTTGCTCACGTGGTGGCCGCCGAATGCGAGACCATCAACCGCGTCGACGAGACGCTGACGCTCAAAGGCATGGCCTCGATCTGGGAGGAGAATCGATGA
- the nadC gene encoding carboxylating nicotinate-nucleotide diphosphorylase: MLEAVALPLVKWALSEDVGSGDITTLNTLPAGIGARAVIVMKEPCVVAGLEVARLTFREVDAHLTFEPLAADGDGVEAGVAVARVFGSAGGILTGERTALNFLQRLTSVATQTRRFVQAVHGTGATILDTRKTTPGLRYLEKYAVKLGGGENHRFALWDMYLVKDNHIRAAGGVTAAIERIQRTRQDVPLEVEVESLAQLHEALRPEVDRILVDNRPVEEVRRAVEEVDQWFAKHPPESRRMRKEARRWPEVEVSGGLSLDNVRRYAETGVDYLSVGALTHSAPAVNLSLEIEDVG; the protein is encoded by the coding sequence ATGCTCGAAGCCGTCGCTCTTCCGCTGGTGAAGTGGGCGCTGTCCGAAGACGTGGGAAGCGGGGACATCACCACGCTCAACACGCTGCCGGCCGGCATCGGCGCCCGCGCGGTGATCGTGATGAAGGAGCCCTGCGTGGTGGCGGGGCTCGAGGTGGCGCGCCTGACCTTCCGCGAGGTCGACGCGCACCTGACCTTCGAGCCGCTCGCCGCCGACGGCGACGGCGTGGAGGCGGGGGTGGCCGTGGCGCGCGTGTTCGGATCGGCGGGCGGCATCCTCACCGGCGAGCGCACGGCGCTCAACTTCCTGCAGCGGCTCACCAGCGTGGCCACGCAGACCCGCCGTTTCGTCCAGGCCGTCCATGGCACGGGCGCCACCATCCTCGACACCCGCAAGACCACTCCCGGGCTGCGTTATCTCGAAAAGTACGCGGTGAAGCTCGGCGGCGGCGAGAACCATCGCTTCGCGCTGTGGGACATGTACCTGGTGAAGGACAACCACATTCGCGCCGCGGGCGGCGTGACGGCGGCGATCGAGCGCATCCAGCGCACCCGCCAGGACGTGCCGCTCGAGGTCGAGGTCGAGTCCCTGGCGCAGCTCCACGAAGCGCTCCGTCCGGAGGTCGATCGAATCCTGGTCGACAACCGACCGGTGGAAGAGGTGCGGCGCGCGGTCGAGGAAGTCGACCAGTGGTTCGCCAAGCATCCTCCCGAGTCGCGCCGCATGCGCAAGGAGGCGCGCCGCTGGCCGGAGGTCGAGGTCTCGGGCGGTCTTTCGCTCGACAACGTGCGACGCTACGCGGAGACCGGCGTCGACTACCTCTCGGTCGGCGCGCTCACGCATTCCGCGCCGGCCGTGAACCTCAGCCTGGAGATCGAGGACGTTGGCTGA
- a CDS encoding M28 family peptidase, producing the protein MKRPRARWWMTAVGLLWAAALLGAATSRTDLDQKWRKDLQGLLREDVRRMADPAWEGRGPGTKGQEQAAEYLAGRMRGFGLEPGGEDGAFFQPIEVTTGVEVGVPGGLEVRGRRFAVGEDFQPIGFSTNGTLKAPVVFAGYGITAPAFDYDDYAGLDVRDKLVLVLTQEPGEMDSTSRFDGSVNTPHAELRTKAINAREHGALGMLVVNGPRHHAGEPLRKPRADGAGYMTSGLLAAQLSEKAAQALLPPGATLASLQEAIDSRGRPHSIALPESAIVTVTLKRTKAVIRNVVGWIPGRDTTRTLVVGAHYDHLGYGGESSLAPNERVPHVGADDNASGVAAMMEVASRAGRHAKAGRRPLHNLVFCAYTGEEMGLVGSGHFVDQPTRPLESIEAMLNMDMVGRLRDNRLMVMGTGTATEFADFVPRVNQATEKFDLKTSSDGFGPSDHSSFYKRKVPVLMLFTGAHADYHRPSDTWDKVNYEGLSKVARFAAALIDSLDARPKPTYVRAQADSSMGRIAGGGGYGAYLGTIPDYLKTEGGVLLSGVRNGSPAEKAGLRGGDVIVKFDGVRIDNIYDYTFALRSRKPGQEVRITVHRGGADVDVVALLGRRP; encoded by the coding sequence ATGAAGCGACCTCGCGCACGGTGGTGGATGACGGCCGTCGGATTGTTGTGGGCAGCGGCCCTCCTCGGCGCCGCCACCTCCAGGACCGACCTCGATCAGAAGTGGAGGAAAGACCTCCAAGGCCTTCTGCGCGAGGACGTTCGTCGTATGGCCGATCCCGCGTGGGAAGGGCGCGGGCCAGGGACCAAAGGGCAGGAACAGGCGGCGGAGTACCTCGCCGGTCGCATGCGCGGCTTCGGCCTCGAGCCCGGGGGAGAAGACGGCGCCTTCTTCCAGCCGATCGAGGTCACGACCGGAGTCGAGGTCGGCGTCCCGGGAGGACTCGAAGTGCGCGGCCGGAGGTTCGCGGTCGGGGAGGACTTCCAGCCGATCGGCTTCTCGACCAATGGCACGCTGAAAGCGCCGGTGGTGTTCGCGGGCTACGGCATCACTGCGCCGGCGTTCGACTACGACGATTACGCCGGCCTCGACGTGCGCGACAAGCTGGTGCTCGTGCTCACGCAGGAGCCTGGTGAGATGGACTCGACCAGCCGGTTCGACGGCAGCGTCAACACGCCCCATGCCGAGCTGCGCACCAAGGCGATCAACGCGCGCGAGCACGGCGCGCTCGGCATGCTGGTGGTGAACGGTCCCCGCCACCACGCCGGCGAGCCGCTGCGGAAGCCGCGCGCCGACGGCGCCGGCTATATGACGAGCGGGCTCCTGGCGGCGCAGCTCTCGGAGAAGGCCGCGCAAGCCTTGCTGCCTCCGGGCGCGACGCTGGCCTCGCTGCAGGAAGCGATCGACTCGCGCGGACGGCCGCATAGCATCGCGCTTCCGGAATCCGCGATCGTCACCGTGACGCTGAAGCGCACCAAGGCGGTCATCAGGAACGTCGTCGGATGGATCCCGGGCCGCGACACCACGCGCACGCTCGTCGTGGGCGCCCACTACGATCACCTCGGCTACGGTGGCGAATCGTCGCTGGCGCCCAACGAGCGCGTGCCGCACGTCGGCGCCGATGACAACGCCTCGGGCGTGGCCGCGATGATGGAGGTCGCGTCGCGCGCGGGACGGCATGCCAAGGCGGGGAGGCGGCCGCTCCACAACCTGGTGTTCTGCGCCTACACCGGCGAAGAGATGGGGCTCGTCGGCTCGGGCCACTTCGTGGACCAGCCGACGCGCCCGCTCGAGAGCATCGAAGCGATGCTCAACATGGACATGGTGGGGCGGCTGCGCGACAACCGGCTGATGGTCATGGGCACCGGCACCGCGACCGAGTTCGCTGATTTCGTGCCGCGCGTGAACCAGGCCACCGAGAAGTTCGACCTCAAGACCTCGAGCGACGGCTTCGGGCCGAGCGACCATTCGTCTTTCTACAAGAGGAAGGTGCCCGTGCTGATGCTCTTCACCGGCGCTCATGCCGACTACCACCGGCCGAGCGACACCTGGGACAAGGTCAATTACGAAGGGCTGTCGAAGGTCGCGCGCTTCGCGGCGGCGCTCATCGACTCGCTGGACGCGCGCCCGAAACCGACCTACGTGCGTGCCCAGGCGGACAGCTCGATGGGCCGCATCGCCGGCGGAGGCGGCTACGGCGCCTATCTGGGGACGATCCCCGACTACCTCAAGACCGAGGGCGGCGTGCTGCTCTCGGGAGTTCGCAACGGCAGCCCGGCGGAGAAGGCCGGCCTGCGGGGAGGCGACGTGATCGTGAAGTTCGACGGCGTGCGCATCGACAACATCTACGACTACACCTTCGCGCTGCGCTCGCGAAAGCCCGGTCAGGAAGTGCGGATCACCGTGCATCGCGGCGGCGCCGACGTGGACGTGGTCGCGTTGCTCGGGAGGCGCCCATGA
- the tatC gene encoding twin-arginine translocase subunit TatC, with protein MSGRPDPRQTGEMPFLEHLDEFRRVLMHVVVACLAGAIAGWMFAPMVMETLIKRSVGHTIVLAPLEAFNERFKLSLMLGLLLVSPYVFYRVWQFIVPGLLKRERSMILPMALLSMLLFALGMWAAFAYVVPLVLDVLSGFMTPSMVAQIRLSDLLGFFYNLGFACGLLCQLPLVTMTLTALGLVTPRVLLQQWRFAIVGAFLLTAIITPGDVVTAQIVMGLPMTVLYFVSVGLSWLVARRRARTDASIEEVHGA; from the coding sequence GTGAGCGGACGCCCGGACCCGCGCCAGACCGGAGAGATGCCGTTCCTCGAGCATCTCGACGAGTTCCGGCGGGTGCTGATGCACGTCGTGGTCGCCTGCCTGGCGGGCGCGATCGCGGGATGGATGTTCGCGCCCATGGTCATGGAGACGCTCATCAAGAGGAGCGTCGGCCACACCATCGTGCTGGCGCCGCTCGAAGCCTTCAACGAGCGCTTCAAGCTGTCGCTGATGCTGGGCCTGCTGCTAGTCTCGCCTTACGTGTTCTACCGGGTGTGGCAGTTCATCGTTCCCGGGCTGCTCAAGCGCGAGCGCTCCATGATCCTTCCGATGGCGCTGCTCTCGATGCTCCTGTTCGCCCTCGGCATGTGGGCGGCCTTCGCCTACGTCGTGCCGCTCGTGCTCGACGTGCTGTCGGGATTCATGACGCCCAGCATGGTGGCGCAGATCCGCTTGAGCGACCTGCTCGGCTTCTTCTACAACCTGGGGTTCGCGTGCGGCCTGTTGTGCCAGCTGCCGCTCGTGACCATGACGCTCACCGCGCTCGGGCTGGTCACGCCGCGCGTGCTGCTCCAGCAGTGGCGCTTCGCCATCGTCGGCGCCTTCCTGCTCACGGCCATCATCACGCCCGGCGACGTGGTGACGGCGCAGATCGTGATGGGGCTGCCGATGACGGTGCTCTATTTCGTGAGCGTCGGGCTTTCGTGGCTGGTGGCGCGACGCCGCGCGCGCACCGATGCGTCGATCGAGGAGGTTCACGGTGCCTGA
- a CDS encoding biotin--[acetyl-CoA-carboxylase] ligase, whose product MAEGTFDRALFQRSLRTHRLGHVLFTRAEVDSTNDLLWDLAQQGADEGACVIADAQTRGRGRAGRSWHTAPAKGLALSVLLHPGCDRGALTTAPLVAGLALARGLDALGFQARLKWPNDLLAGGRKLSGILAESRRNAEGTDIVVMGVGVNVAQSKEDFPPELRDQATSLAIEGRRVPREGVAAAFLNALEPLWDEHQEGDHDEVLEAWRKQAGFWGRPVTVRTGAGVLEGVARDLDPSGGLIVETATGERTTVFAGDLEVSWGDAP is encoded by the coding sequence TTGGCTGAAGGCACCTTCGACCGCGCGCTCTTCCAGCGCTCGCTGAGGACCCATCGGCTCGGGCACGTGCTCTTCACGCGCGCCGAGGTGGACTCCACCAACGACCTGCTGTGGGACCTGGCCCAGCAAGGCGCCGACGAAGGCGCCTGCGTGATCGCCGATGCGCAGACGCGCGGCCGCGGCCGCGCGGGACGATCGTGGCACACCGCACCCGCGAAGGGGCTGGCGCTCTCGGTGCTGCTCCATCCGGGTTGCGACCGGGGTGCTTTGACCACGGCGCCCCTGGTGGCGGGGCTGGCGCTCGCCCGCGGGCTGGACGCGCTCGGCTTCCAGGCGCGCCTCAAGTGGCCGAACGACTTGCTGGCCGGCGGTCGCAAGCTCTCGGGGATCCTCGCCGAGAGCCGCCGCAACGCCGAAGGCACGGACATCGTGGTCATGGGCGTGGGGGTCAACGTGGCTCAGAGCAAAGAAGATTTCCCGCCCGAGCTCCGGGACCAGGCCACCTCGCTCGCGATCGAAGGCCGTCGCGTGCCGCGTGAAGGCGTGGCGGCCGCGTTCCTCAACGCGCTCGAGCCGCTGTGGGACGAGCACCAGGAAGGCGATCACGACGAGGTGCTCGAGGCGTGGCGAAAGCAGGCGGGCTTCTGGGGACGGCCGGTCACGGTGCGCACCGGCGCCGGCGTGCTCGAGGGCGTGGCGCGCGACCTGGATCCGTCCGGGGGGCTGATCGTCGAGACCGCGACCGGGGAGCGCACGACGGTGTTCGCGGGCGATCTCGAGGTGTCGTGGGGAGACGCGCCGTGA